The following proteins are co-located in the Streptomyces sp. DT2A-34 genome:
- the rbsK gene encoding ribokinase, whose product MTDIVVLGSTNMDLVTYVEKAPQRGETVTGREFRTIPGGKGANQAIAAARAGGTVTMIGAVGNDAFGTRLRSNLEHSGVDTDDLRTAEGPSGTAHIVVDDEGGNAIVVIPGANGTLDHLSPGDEGVIASAQTLLLQLEIPLAAVLAGAQAARRHGVRTILTPSPAQPLPHELLAAIDLLVPNEHEATTLTGRTEPREAAIALLDQVPEVVITLGAAGSLYATRGADPVTVPAPKVTAVDSTGAGDTFVGALAVALGEGRPMREALAWAAEAAALSVQREGASVSMPYRPEIDARYAA is encoded by the coding sequence ATGACCGACATCGTCGTGCTCGGCAGCACGAACATGGACCTCGTCACCTACGTCGAGAAGGCCCCGCAACGCGGGGAGACCGTGACGGGCCGGGAGTTCCGTACGATCCCCGGCGGCAAGGGCGCCAACCAGGCGATCGCGGCGGCCCGCGCCGGCGGCACCGTCACGATGATCGGCGCCGTCGGCAACGACGCCTTCGGCACCCGTCTGCGCTCCAATCTCGAACACTCCGGCGTCGACACCGACGACCTCCGCACGGCCGAGGGCCCGTCCGGCACCGCGCACATCGTCGTGGACGACGAGGGCGGCAACGCGATCGTCGTGATCCCCGGCGCGAACGGCACGCTGGACCATCTGAGCCCCGGCGACGAGGGCGTCATCGCCTCCGCCCAGACGCTGCTGCTTCAGCTGGAGATCCCGCTGGCCGCGGTCCTCGCCGGCGCGCAGGCGGCCCGCCGCCACGGCGTCCGTACAATCCTCACCCCCTCGCCCGCCCAACCGCTCCCCCACGAACTCCTCGCCGCCATCGACCTGTTGGTCCCCAACGAGCACGAGGCCACCACCCTCACCGGCCGCACCGAACCCCGGGAGGCGGCCATCGCGCTGCTCGACCAGGTACCCGAGGTCGTCATCACCCTGGGCGCGGCCGGCAGCCTGTACGCCACCCGCGGCGCCGACCCCGTGACCGTCCCGGCGCCGAAGGTCACCGCCGTCGACTCCACCGGCGCCGGCGACACCTTCGTCGGCGCCCTCGCGGTGGCCCTCGGCGAGGGACGGCCGATGCGGGAGGCGCTGGCGTGGGCGGCAGAGGCCGCGGCACTGTCGGTGCAGCGGGAGGGCGCCTCGGTGTCGATGCCGTACCGGCCCGAGATCGACGCGCGGTACGCCGCATGA
- a CDS encoding VIT1/CCC1 transporter family protein: MAIIETEAPLHEAHRDNHTHRDVNGGWLRPAVFGAMDGLVSNLALMTGVAGGAVGHQTIVLSGLAGLAAGAFSMAAGEYTSVASQRELVEAELDVERRELRKHPKDEEAELAALYEARGVEPKLAQAVAEQLSRDPEVALEIHAREELGIDPGDLPSPLVAAVSSFGSFALGALLPVLPYLLGATALWPAVLLALAGLFLCGAVVAKVTARTWWFSGLRQLTLGGAAAGVTYALGSLFGTAVG; this comes from the coding sequence ATGGCCATCATCGAGACCGAAGCGCCGCTGCACGAGGCGCACCGTGACAACCACACGCACCGGGATGTGAACGGCGGCTGGCTGCGCCCCGCCGTCTTCGGCGCGATGGACGGTCTGGTCTCCAACCTCGCCCTGATGACCGGCGTCGCGGGCGGGGCCGTGGGTCACCAGACCATCGTGCTGAGCGGGCTCGCCGGGCTCGCGGCCGGCGCCTTCTCCATGGCCGCCGGCGAGTACACCTCCGTCGCCTCGCAGCGCGAGCTCGTCGAGGCCGAGCTGGATGTCGAGCGGCGGGAGCTGAGAAAGCACCCCAAGGACGAGGAGGCCGAGCTCGCGGCGCTCTACGAGGCTCGGGGTGTCGAGCCGAAGCTCGCGCAGGCCGTCGCCGAGCAGCTCTCCCGTGATCCCGAGGTGGCCCTGGAGATACATGCCCGCGAGGAGCTCGGCATCGACCCCGGCGATCTGCCCTCGCCGCTGGTAGCGGCCGTGTCGTCGTTCGGGTCGTTCGCGCTGGGGGCCCTGCTGCCCGTACTGCCGTATCTGCTCGGCGCCACCGCGCTGTGGCCGGCGGTGCTGCTCGCGCTCGCCGGGCTCTTCCTGTGCGGTGCGGTCGTGGCCAAGGTGACCGCGCGGACCTGGTGGTTCAGCGGACTGCGGCAGCTCACGCTCGGTGGTGCCGCGGCCGGTGTGACGTACGCCCTGGGCAGCTTGTTCGGAACGGCCGTAGGATAG
- a CDS encoding ADP-ribosylglycohydrolase family protein — protein sequence MTPKAEESSGPRLDERITGALVGAAVGDALGGPVEGYSPDQILQRHGGRVHGIVGPWNGDAWRTARPIAPYHKGDGHVTDDTLMTHALVRVYATVRDHLDAYAVADHLVPDLMTTPRWIPELEAEALPLHRVFLAEKWLVARLHYGHIDPREAGVGNIVNCGAAMYMAPVGLVNAADPRAAYAEALDIAGAHQSSYGREAAGVFAAAVAAACTPGATPDSIVTACLSLAKDGTRAAIEKVCEVASHYTDFESALTPLREAVTPYDTVGPDYRQPSLGARRPSRLHAIEELPVALGMLVVANGDYRASVLGAVNYGRDCDSIATMAGALSGALGSPPPEDWSKTVAEASRLDLWEPPRALTEVTREIHERDVRRRRAHETAFTALEGRGCSD from the coding sequence ATGACGCCCAAAGCAGAAGAAAGCAGTGGTCCGCGTCTCGACGAGCGGATCACCGGCGCCCTGGTCGGCGCGGCGGTCGGCGACGCCCTCGGCGGCCCGGTGGAGGGCTACTCCCCCGACCAGATCCTTCAGCGCCACGGCGGCCGCGTCCACGGCATCGTCGGCCCCTGGAACGGCGACGCCTGGCGCACGGCCCGCCCCATCGCGCCGTACCACAAGGGCGACGGCCACGTCACCGACGACACCTTGATGACGCACGCACTGGTCCGCGTCTACGCCACGGTCCGCGACCACCTCGACGCGTACGCCGTCGCCGACCACCTGGTCCCGGACCTGATGACGACCCCGCGCTGGATCCCGGAACTGGAGGCGGAGGCCCTCCCCCTCCACCGCGTCTTCCTGGCGGAGAAATGGCTGGTGGCGCGCCTCCACTACGGCCACATCGACCCCCGCGAGGCGGGCGTCGGCAACATCGTCAACTGCGGTGCGGCGATGTACATGGCCCCGGTCGGCCTGGTCAACGCGGCCGACCCCAGGGCCGCGTACGCCGAGGCCCTGGACATCGCGGGCGCCCACCAGTCGTCGTACGGCCGCGAGGCGGCGGGCGTCTTCGCGGCGGCGGTCGCGGCGGCGTGCACCCCCGGGGCGACACCGGACTCGATCGTCACGGCCTGCCTGTCCCTGGCGAAGGACGGGACGAGGGCGGCGATCGAGAAGGTCTGCGAAGTGGCAAGCCACTACACGGACTTCGAGTCGGCCCTCACTCCGCTCCGGGAGGCGGTGACCCCGTACGACACGGTGGGCCCCGACTACCGGCAGCCCTCCCTCGGCGCCCGCCGCCCCTCCCGCCTGCACGCGATCGAGGAACTCCCCGTCGCGCTGGGGATGCTGGTCGTGGCGAACGGCGACTACCGCGCATCGGTCCTGGGCGCGGTGAACTACGGCCGGGACTGCGACTCGATCGCGACGATGGCCGGCGCCCTGTCCGGCGCCCTGGGCTCACCGCCCCCGGAGGACTGGTCGAAGACGGTCGCGGAAGCCAGCCGCCTGGACCTCTGGGAACCGCCGCGCGCGCTGACCGAGGTGACGAGGGAGATCCACGAACGGGACGTACGCCGCCGCCGGGCGCACGAGACGGCCTTCACCGCACTGGAGGGCCGAGGATGCTCCGACTGA
- a CDS encoding CaiB/BaiF CoA-transferase family protein, with protein MTAPGPRPRTAPAPAPAPLRTVPAPPLTGLRVLDLATLFAGPLAATMLGDFGAEVIKVEHPAKPDPSRGHGPSKDGVGLWWKVLGRNKRTITLNLSKPGGRATLLRLAATADVVIENFRPGTLEKWDLGWPELSAANPRLILTRVTGFGQFGPYAHRPGFGTLAEAMSGFAALTGEPDAPPTLPPFGLADSIAGLATAYAVLTALAARDRTGEGQVVDMALIEPMLLALGPQPTWYDQLGYVQERTGNRSANNAPRNTYRTADGTWVAVSTSAQSIAERVMHLVGRPDLIDEPWFATGADRARHADVLDKAVGDWIARHTRADVLAAFEKAEAAVAPIQDVREVMTDPQYAALGTITTVDDPELGPLRMQNVLFRLSATPGTIRWPGRPHGADTDEILTDLGLTPTELAALREEGAL; from the coding sequence ATGACCGCGCCCGGCCCCCGGCCCCGTACCGCCCCTGCCCCTGCCCCTGCCCCTCTCCGTACCGTCCCTGCCCCTCCCCTGACCGGCCTGCGCGTCCTCGACCTCGCCACCCTCTTCGCCGGCCCCCTCGCCGCCACGATGCTCGGCGACTTCGGCGCGGAGGTCATCAAGGTCGAGCACCCCGCGAAACCGGACCCCTCCCGCGGCCACGGCCCGTCGAAGGACGGCGTAGGCCTGTGGTGGAAGGTCCTCGGCCGCAACAAGCGCACGATCACCCTCAACCTCTCCAAGCCCGGCGGGCGCGCCACCCTGCTCCGCCTGGCCGCGACCGCCGACGTCGTCATCGAGAACTTCCGCCCGGGCACCCTGGAGAAATGGGACCTGGGCTGGCCGGAGCTCTCCGCCGCCAACCCCCGCCTGATCCTCACCCGCGTCACCGGCTTCGGCCAGTTCGGCCCCTACGCCCACCGCCCCGGCTTCGGCACCCTCGCCGAGGCGATGAGCGGCTTCGCCGCGCTCACCGGCGAACCGGACGCGCCCCCGACCCTCCCGCCCTTCGGCCTGGCCGACTCGATCGCCGGCCTCGCGACCGCGTACGCGGTGCTGACGGCACTGGCCGCCCGCGACCGCACCGGCGAGGGCCAGGTCGTCGACATGGCGCTCATCGAGCCGATGCTGCTGGCCCTCGGCCCCCAGCCGACCTGGTACGACCAACTGGGCTACGTCCAGGAACGCACCGGCAACCGCTCCGCCAACAACGCCCCACGCAACACCTACCGCACCGCGGACGGCACCTGGGTCGCCGTCTCCACCTCCGCCCAGTCGATCGCCGAGCGCGTGATGCACCTGGTGGGACGCCCCGACCTGATCGACGAACCGTGGTTCGCGACGGGCGCCGACCGGGCCCGCCACGCCGACGTCCTGGACAAGGCGGTCGGCGACTGGATCGCCCGCCACACCCGCGCCGACGTCCTCGCGGCCTTCGAGAAGGCGGAGGCCGCGGTGGCCCCGATCCAGGACGTACGCGAGGTGATGACCGACCCCCAGTACGCGGCCCTCGGCACGATCACCACCGTCGACGACCCCGAACTCGGTCCCCTGCGCATGCAGAACGTCCTCTTCCGTCTCTCCGCCACCCCCGGCACGATCCGCTGGCCGGGCCGCCCGCATGGCGCGGACACGGACGAGATCCTCACCGACCTGGGCCTGACCCCCACCGAACTGGCGGCCCTGCGCGAGGAGGGCGCCCTGTGA
- a CDS encoding ADP-ribosylglycohydrolase family protein, with product MLRLTWVQPEDLLGHELRQAALDGREPSRIAERWKAAGGGEAPLRAGASPEPASRYLRQLAEDLLDELADLPSKLEDKEPTDLARIRASCSAWPALAAGSRAARAAPDPKRGGTPPAQASVPTPTATLTQARLEAAWLGRAVGCLLGKPVEKLPLEAIRQLAAATGNWPLTTYFTAKGVPEELAAEYPWNRRSAKTSLAENIDGMPEDDDLNYPLLNLLLIQRHGKAFTTTDVARLWLDELPPGRTFTAERIAHRNLLLGIEPPHTARHRNPFREWIGALIRADVHGWTNPGNPAAAAEQAHRDATLTHTANGVYAAMFTAAVIAQAATATGPHAIHTCLSTGLTVIPPDSRLSQAVRHAIQLAQSHDDFDTIVDALHATYSPTHHWVHAIPNTALITAALIHAHGDFTGSICRAVSGGWDTDSNGATAGSIAALLTGTPAALPDRWTAPLKNRLATSVADFNGTGFDALAQLTHELTDDLPHDLAPLEATRP from the coding sequence ATGCTCCGACTGACGTGGGTCCAACCGGAGGACCTCCTGGGCCACGAACTCCGACAGGCAGCCCTGGACGGCCGGGAGCCGTCGAGGATCGCGGAGAGATGGAAGGCGGCGGGCGGTGGGGAGGCGCCCCTGCGGGCGGGGGCGTCACCGGAACCGGCGTCGCGCTATCTGCGCCAACTGGCAGAGGACTTGTTGGATGAACTGGCCGATCTACCAAGCAAGTTAGAGGACAAGGAACCCACCGACCTGGCCCGGATCAGGGCCAGCTGCTCAGCCTGGCCAGCTCTGGCTGCGGGCAGTCGTGCCGCTAGGGCGGCTCCCGACCCAAAGAGAGGCGGCACCCCGCCGGCGCAAGCGAGCGTCCCCACCCCCACAGCAACCCTCACCCAGGCCCGCCTGGAAGCCGCCTGGCTGGGCCGAGCAGTCGGCTGCCTCCTGGGCAAACCCGTCGAAAAACTCCCCCTCGAAGCCATCCGCCAACTAGCCGCAGCAACCGGCAACTGGCCCCTGACCACGTACTTCACCGCCAAAGGAGTCCCCGAGGAACTGGCCGCGGAATACCCCTGGAACCGCCGCTCAGCGAAAACCTCCCTCGCCGAAAACATCGACGGCATGCCCGAGGACGACGACCTCAACTACCCGCTCCTCAACCTCCTCCTCATCCAGCGCCACGGCAAAGCCTTCACCACCACCGACGTAGCCCGCCTCTGGCTCGACGAACTCCCACCAGGCCGCACCTTCACAGCCGAACGCATCGCCCACCGCAACCTCCTCCTCGGCATCGAACCCCCGCACACGGCCCGCCACCGCAACCCCTTCCGCGAATGGATCGGCGCCCTCATCCGCGCCGACGTCCACGGCTGGACCAACCCCGGCAACCCCGCCGCGGCGGCCGAACAGGCGCACCGGGACGCCACCCTCACCCACACCGCGAACGGCGTCTACGCGGCGATGTTCACGGCGGCCGTCATCGCCCAGGCGGCGACAGCGACCGGCCCCCACGCCATCCACACCTGCCTGAGCACCGGCCTCACGGTGATCCCCCCGGACTCCCGCCTGTCCCAGGCCGTCCGCCATGCCATCCAACTGGCGCAATCCCACGACGACTTCGACACGATCGTCGACGCACTCCACGCCACCTACTCCCCCACCCACCACTGGGTCCACGCCATCCCCAACACCGCCCTGATCACCGCCGCCCTCATCCACGCCCACGGTGACTTCACCGGCTCCATCTGCCGTGCCGTATCAGGAGGTTGGGACACCGACTCCAACGGCGCGACGGCGGGCAGCATCGCCGCCCTCCTCACCGGCACCCCCGCCGCCCTCCCCGACCGCTGGACGGCCCCCCTCAAGAACCGCCTCGCCACCTCCGTCGCCGACTTCAACGGCACCGGCTTCGACGCCCTGGCCCAACTCACCCACGAACTCACCGACGACCTCCCCCACGACCTCGCCCCCTTGGAGGCCACTCGCCCATGA
- a CDS encoding ADP-ribosylglycohydrolase family protein produces the protein MTPPTPWDEGTPTTTAPEAEPTLLTQPPEPTAADGTTLTQPNEPATADGEHGPLGPPAREDESRTVGAGGKRPAEGGAEAGTAHPPEGNRVEGLLLGLAAGDAAGWPAARHRAARMPDWTRRLTRELDTFAEQNATTTLPVPIALNQPPEPLRLGPSDDAEWAAFAAEAVLRAGDDTALGDLSRERRTRTAIDLTWTAVADEVAAAADRAPEVESAILPLRARISVRAGLGNLATGLRPPATGHDNPHYFDDAACVRACVLAVAHPGDPRAAADLAEFDARYTQDGDGVHGARAMAAALALALTGADTAACVAAALTELPEETEIGRNARHALKLAQAADSAFALIPLLEHQIVDHVYSYGIAAAETVPVALALAVAAEGRIAEAVPAAACLSRVADSAPALAGALTGALGGGTAIPASWRDTCRTLSGCVLPRLTGTDLVELAELLEATQPARPGG, from the coding sequence ATGACCCCGCCCACCCCATGGGACGAGGGCACCCCGACCACAACCGCCCCCGAAGCCGAGCCCACGCTGCTCACACAGCCGCCCGAACCCACGGCCGCGGACGGCACGACTCTCACACAACCGAACGAGCCCGCGACCGCCGACGGCGAGCACGGCCCACTGGGGCCACCCGCACGCGAGGACGAGAGCCGCACGGTCGGTGCGGGTGGGAAACGACCGGCCGAAGGCGGAGCCGAGGCCGGCACGGCGCACCCCCCGGAGGGCAACCGCGTCGAAGGCCTCCTGCTGGGCCTGGCCGCAGGCGACGCCGCCGGCTGGCCCGCCGCCCGCCACAGAGCCGCCCGCATGCCCGACTGGACCCGCCGCCTCACCCGCGAACTCGACACCTTCGCCGAGCAGAACGCAACCACCACCCTCCCCGTCCCCATCGCCCTCAACCAACCCCCCGAACCCCTTCGCCTGGGCCCCTCCGACGACGCGGAATGGGCGGCCTTCGCAGCCGAAGCGGTTCTACGAGCCGGCGACGACACCGCCTTGGGCGACCTGAGCCGAGAACGCCGCACCCGAACCGCGATCGACCTGACCTGGACCGCCGTAGCCGACGAAGTCGCCGCCGCGGCGGACCGCGCCCCCGAGGTCGAGTCGGCCATCCTCCCCCTGCGCGCCCGCATCTCCGTCCGCGCCGGCCTCGGCAACCTCGCCACCGGCCTGCGCCCACCCGCCACCGGCCACGACAACCCGCACTACTTCGACGACGCGGCCTGCGTAAGGGCCTGTGTCCTCGCCGTAGCCCACCCCGGCGACCCCCGCGCCGCCGCCGACCTCGCCGAGTTCGACGCCCGCTACACCCAGGACGGCGACGGCGTACACGGCGCGAGGGCGATGGCGGCGGCCCTCGCGCTGGCCCTGACCGGCGCGGACACCGCGGCCTGCGTGGCAGCGGCACTCACCGAACTCCCCGAGGAAACGGAGATCGGCCGCAACGCCCGCCACGCGCTGAAGCTCGCCCAGGCCGCCGACAGCGCCTTCGCCCTGATCCCCCTCCTCGAGCACCAAATCGTCGACCACGTCTACAGCTACGGCATCGCGGCAGCGGAAACGGTTCCGGTCGCCCTGGCCCTCGCGGTCGCCGCAGAGGGCCGTATCGCCGAAGCGGTCCCCGCCGCCGCGTGCCTCTCCCGGGTCGCGGACTCGGCGCCGGCTCTGGCGGGCGCGCTGACAGGCGCACTAGGCGGCGGTACGGCGATCCCGGCGTCCTGGCGCGACACCTGCCGCACCCTCTCCGGTTGCGTACTCCCCCGGCTCACCGGCACGGACCTGGTCGAACTCGCCGAACTCCTGGAAGCCACGCAACCGGCCCGACCAGGAGGATGA
- a CDS encoding ADP-ribosylglycohydrolase family protein, giving the protein MPSIACIPSVPAPGDAAELRDRARGAMLGLAVGDALGAPAENMKPSEIRARWGRITGFVTDNPAGTDDTEYAIFSGLLLARHGSALTPAHVETAWHEWIADRSEGPFRGAGFSERGTLENLRRGLAAPISAQHRHAWSDGLAMRAAPFGVFAAGRPAEAARLVAIDGSVSHDGEGIYGGQAVAAGVAAAMAGAPTIAVVASALAVVPDDSWTARSLRRAVAVAHRGERAVRSAVVIGGYPWTDLAPEAVALAFGAYAAADGDFVQAVLTAVNMGRDADTTAAVAGALAGATQGATAIPTEWAAAIGPARGSCLPSMAGHHVLDVAELLVPGEDRKWVTGGLTTAEAPTPRTGARR; this is encoded by the coding sequence ATGCCATCCATCGCCTGCATTCCCTCGGTCCCGGCGCCCGGGGACGCCGCCGAACTCCGCGACCGGGCACGCGGCGCGATGCTGGGCCTGGCGGTCGGCGACGCGCTGGGCGCCCCGGCGGAGAACATGAAGCCCTCCGAGATCCGCGCCCGCTGGGGCCGCATCACGGGATTCGTCACCGACAACCCGGCCGGCACGGACGACACCGAGTACGCGATCTTCTCGGGCCTCCTCCTCGCCCGCCACGGCTCGGCTCTCACCCCCGCCCATGTGGAGACGGCGTGGCACGAGTGGATCGCGGACCGTTCGGAAGGCCCCTTCCGGGGCGCCGGTTTCAGCGAACGCGGCACGCTGGAGAACCTCCGCCGCGGCCTCGCGGCCCCCATCTCGGCCCAGCACCGCCACGCCTGGAGCGACGGCCTCGCCATGCGGGCGGCCCCCTTCGGCGTCTTCGCGGCGGGCCGCCCGGCCGAGGCGGCCCGCCTGGTGGCCATCGACGGCTCGGTGAGCCACGACGGCGAGGGCATCTACGGCGGCCAGGCGGTGGCGGCGGGCGTGGCGGCGGCGATGGCGGGGGCGCCGACGATCGCGGTGGTCGCGTCAGCCCTGGCGGTGGTCCCGGACGACTCCTGGACGGCCCGTTCCCTGCGCCGCGCCGTGGCGGTGGCCCACCGCGGCGAACGCGCGGTCCGCTCCGCGGTCGTGATCGGCGGCTACCCCTGGACCGACCTGGCCCCCGAGGCGGTCGCGCTGGCCTTCGGGGCGTACGCGGCGGCGGACGGCGACTTCGTCCAGGCGGTCCTCACGGCCGTGAACATGGGCCGGGACGCGGACACGACGGCCGCGGTGGCGGGGGCGCTGGCGGGTGCGACGCAGGGGGCGACGGCGATCCCGACGGAGTGGGCGGCGGCGATCGGGCCGGCGCGGGGGAGCTGTCTGCCGTCGATGGCCGGGCATCACGTGCTGGACGTGGCGGAGTTGCTGGTGCCGGGGGAGGACAGGAAATGGGTGACGGGGGGGCTCACAACGGCTGAGGCGCCGACGCCACGCACCGGAGCCCGACGATGA